One part of the Candidatus Mancarchaeum acidiphilum genome encodes these proteins:
- a CDS encoding adenosylcobalamin-dependent ribonucleoside-diphosphate reductase, translated as MSANKISTKVVKRNGNVVEFDENHIFDAILKAFKSVYPDKSASYTKEHTEEVTKSVVNAISGMKKAKIKVEEIQDIVESKLMGSEPKVAKAYILYRHKHAQVRLFKSSLGIEDDDLKMPLNSLIVLAARYLLKNEDGSLKETPKQLFTRVAKAVASAEKNYGKSDEEVEKIEREFYEDMTHFNFMPNSPTLFNAGTPLGQLSACFVLPIDDSMGGIFDSLKNTALIHQSGGGTGFSFSRIRPENDFVKSTGGVASGPISFMKIFDAATQEIKQGGKRRGANMGILRIDHPDILNFIVAKENEGVLRNFNISVAITDDFMRTLQSGSDYNLINPRTQKVMGKLNSNAVWNLIVTMAWKTGDPGLVFIDRMNSTYSNPVPKYGPIESTNPCGEQPLYPYDSCNLGSINLANMVRREDGKREIDWSKLKHTIQLGTRFLDDVIDANKYPIPEIDRVSRAIRRIGLGVMGWADMLIELGIRYDSNEALILAENVMGFITETARKASEDLAKEKGEFPEFKNSIWYKLGYPPLRNSTVTTIAPTGTISIISGGVSQGIEPIFSVVYMRNVHESLGSDLIEVNNEFENYSIEEGFYSDELMKKIAGKNSIQEVEEIPESIRKIFVTAYDVPPEWHVKMQAAFQKHTDNAVSKTINFPSYATPQDIEKAYLLSYKLGCKGITVYRDKSKSVQVLELVNQQSSKQSSLAESRAKHTAGTSHEVSLDEVKRSAVNYQISGDKETLCPECGTPMIASEGCYTCPNCGYSKCE; from the coding sequence ATGTCAGCAAATAAAATTAGCACAAAAGTGGTAAAAAGAAACGGAAATGTGGTTGAATTTGACGAGAATCACATATTCGATGCAATACTAAAGGCGTTCAAGAGCGTCTATCCTGACAAATCTGCATCTTACACCAAAGAGCATACAGAGGAAGTAACAAAATCTGTTGTAAATGCCATATCTGGAATGAAGAAGGCAAAGATAAAAGTGGAGGAGATACAGGATATCGTGGAGAGCAAGCTTATGGGAAGCGAGCCAAAGGTCGCAAAGGCCTACATATTATACAGGCACAAGCATGCACAGGTAAGGCTTTTCAAGTCATCGCTTGGAATAGAGGATGACGACCTTAAGATGCCGTTGAACTCGTTGATAGTCCTGGCGGCCAGGTACCTGCTCAAGAATGAGGACGGCTCTTTGAAGGAAACACCAAAGCAGCTGTTCACCAGAGTTGCAAAGGCAGTAGCTTCTGCTGAAAAGAATTATGGAAAATCGGATGAGGAAGTTGAAAAGATAGAGCGCGAGTTCTACGAGGATATGACGCATTTCAATTTCATGCCCAACTCCCCAACCCTGTTCAATGCGGGAACGCCATTAGGGCAGCTCTCCGCTTGCTTCGTCCTTCCGATTGATGATTCGATGGGAGGCATATTTGATTCATTGAAGAACACCGCATTGATACACCAGTCTGGAGGCGGCACGGGCTTTTCATTCTCGAGGATAAGGCCCGAAAATGATTTCGTGAAAAGCACTGGCGGAGTAGCCTCAGGGCCGATATCTTTCATGAAGATATTCGATGCGGCAACGCAGGAAATAAAGCAGGGAGGCAAGAGAAGGGGGGCGAATATGGGAATATTGAGGATCGACCACCCAGACATACTGAATTTCATAGTCGCAAAGGAGAACGAAGGAGTTCTCCGCAACTTTAACATATCCGTTGCTATAACAGACGATTTCATGAGAACACTGCAGTCTGGGTCCGATTACAACCTTATAAATCCGAGGACACAGAAGGTAATGGGAAAGCTTAACTCAAATGCTGTATGGAACCTTATAGTCACCATGGCATGGAAAACAGGTGACCCCGGACTTGTGTTCATTGACAGGATGAACTCGACTTACTCGAACCCAGTTCCGAAGTACGGGCCTATAGAATCTACGAATCCGTGTGGGGAGCAGCCATTGTACCCATATGATTCATGCAATCTTGGATCAATAAACCTTGCCAACATGGTCAGAAGGGAGGATGGAAAGAGGGAAATCGATTGGTCAAAGCTGAAGCACACTATTCAATTGGGGACCAGGTTCCTGGACGATGTCATTGATGCCAACAAGTACCCAATACCCGAGATAGACAGGGTGAGCAGGGCAATAAGGAGGATAGGCCTAGGTGTCATGGGATGGGCTGACATGCTCATAGAATTAGGGATAAGGTATGACAGCAATGAGGCACTTATCCTTGCGGAGAACGTAATGGGGTTCATAACCGAAACGGCAAGGAAAGCAAGCGAGGACCTGGCGAAGGAGAAAGGAGAGTTTCCGGAATTCAAGAACAGCATCTGGTACAAGCTTGGCTACCCTCCATTGAGGAACTCCACTGTCACAACCATCGCCCCTACGGGAACGATAAGCATAATATCCGGAGGAGTGTCGCAGGGAATAGAGCCTATATTCTCCGTTGTGTACATGAGGAACGTCCATGAGAGCCTTGGATCTGACCTAATAGAAGTGAACAACGAGTTTGAGAATTATTCGATAGAAGAGGGATTCTATTCCGATGAGCTTATGAAGAAGATAGCCGGAAAGAACTCAATACAGGAGGTGGAAGAGATACCGGAAAGCATAAGGAAGATATTTGTTACGGCGTATGATGTCCCTCCTGAATGGCACGTGAAGATGCAGGCGGCATTCCAAAAGCATACCGACAATGCAGTGTCAAAGACGATAAACTTCCCTTCCTATGCAACACCCCAGGACATAGAGAAGGCTTACCTGCTTTCCTATAAGCTTGGATGCAAGGGAATCACCGTATACAGGGATAAGAGCAAGTCGGTGCAGGTCCTTGAGCTCGTCAACCAGCAGTCATCGAAGCAGTCGTCCCTTGCAGAGTCAAGGGCAAAGCACACCGCCGGAACGTCACACGAAGTTTCGCTGGACGAGGTAAAAAGGTCCGCTGTGAACTACCAGATCTCAGGCGACAAGGAGACATTGTGCCCTGAATGCGGGACTCCAATGATAGCGAGCGAAGGCTGCTACACCTGCCCTAACTGCGGCTACAGCAAATGCGAGTGA
- a CDS encoding DNA topoisomerase IV subunit A, with amino-acid sequence MPDESPKTRITEDVLREFGNMLIRDIFSDKNPSFQTSVRSRTNVVFDKSKGFLTLGDSKEEHSFINVSQSKGFMQTIAIAAKCYSFIKQNQHATIRDLFYQLKYSLGDDLDENIFNEQSESNPLIEDLEVALDLRREQLNLNANRKGVLVGNMRIIDKFGDETVEIDGAKTGRSGWAIPSDVDNDIQFVDIDADYVLVVEKDALWYRLNEDKFWKKENAIIISPMGQAARGTRRLIRKLSDKGLPIYVFNDCDAWGWYIYWTIKTGSINLAYISDDLATPKAKFIGVTMSDLEAYPFLKGLTMKANDMDIKKAQEMLNYPWISRYPEWVNELNLVLKMKKKLEQNSLEGPKLSFVDEYINDKIKKGNFLP; translated from the coding sequence ATGCCTGACGAAAGCCCGAAAACCCGGATCACCGAAGACGTGCTTAGGGAATTCGGGAATATGCTGATCAGGGATATATTTTCCGACAAGAACCCTTCCTTCCAGACCTCTGTAAGGAGCAGGACAAACGTCGTCTTCGACAAGTCCAAGGGATTCCTGACTCTTGGCGACTCCAAGGAGGAGCACAGCTTCATCAACGTCTCTCAGTCTAAAGGATTCATGCAGACAATAGCGATAGCTGCGAAGTGCTACAGCTTCATAAAGCAGAACCAGCATGCAACAATAAGGGACCTGTTTTACCAGCTGAAATATTCGCTTGGGGATGACCTGGACGAGAACATATTCAACGAGCAGTCCGAATCCAACCCGCTGATAGAGGACCTTGAGGTAGCGCTTGATCTGAGGAGGGAGCAGCTGAACCTCAACGCGAACAGGAAGGGAGTGCTAGTAGGAAACATGCGCATAATAGACAAGTTTGGGGATGAAACCGTAGAGATAGACGGTGCTAAGACAGGGAGGAGCGGATGGGCCATACCAAGCGATGTGGACAACGATATACAATTTGTGGACATAGATGCAGACTACGTATTGGTTGTTGAGAAGGATGCGCTGTGGTACAGGCTCAACGAGGACAAGTTCTGGAAGAAGGAGAACGCTATAATAATATCACCCATGGGCCAGGCCGCTAGAGGGACAAGGAGGCTTATAAGGAAGCTATCGGATAAAGGCTTGCCAATCTATGTTTTCAACGACTGCGATGCATGGGGATGGTACATATACTGGACGATAAAGACGGGCAGCATAAACCTTGCTTACATAAGCGATGACCTTGCAACCCCAAAGGCCAAGTTCATCGGTGTCACCATGTCGGATCTGGAGGCGTACCCATTCCTAAAAGGGCTGACCATGAAGGCAAACGATATGGACATAAAGAAGGCGCAGGAGATGCTTAACTATCCTTGGATCAGCAGGTATCCAGAATGGGTGAACGAGCTGAACCTGGTCCTCAAGATGAAGAAGAAGCTCGAGCAGAACTCGCTTGAAGGGCCAAAGCTTTCCTTTGTCGACGAATATATAAACGACAAGATAAAGAAAGGGAACTTCCTTCCGTGA
- the lonB gene encoding ATP-dependent protease LonB produces MKELKFKTTDDIAIPKKLIDQVIGQKNAIEIVKKAAKQRRNVLLIGEPGTGKTMLAQAMAELLPVSNLEDVLVYKNTNDENMPLIKEVKTYPDPEAMKKGLDGQGRQIVMKSRMNSRINLNSGGSSIITTIVFVLVLILVGLSFSGYIKGYDLIVISALILGIMIFGAVFMFTAGLTKRPGIMTLGENSEPKLIVDNTGRQTAPFIDATGSRAGALFGDVKHDPLQTGGLGTPAHLRVESGAIHKANEGVLFIDEISSMDLHSQEELLTAMQEKKYPITGQSELSSGALVRTEPVPSDFILVAAGNVQDIKRMHPALRSRIRGYGYEVYMQTTMPDTVENRNQLIQFIAQEVKKDKKIPPFEMDAVYQTIEEAKRRAGKKDSLTLELRDLGGLIRAAGDIAIERKEKLVTKKDVLDARKLASPVESQMVDQMLKDREEYKVFEASGYKIGRVNGLAVLGATATSAGIIVPIVSEVTPAGSKAEGKFIPTGKLGKIASEAVKNVSAIIKKHIGADISKYDVHVQFLQTYEGIEGDSASVSVALSILSALEDLPIDQSFAMTGSLSVRGNVLPVGGVTGKVEAAIQSHMKAVILPKSNLQDVYLDKDKAKLIKLIPVSTFAEVIKYAIKPSKKRDEIVKSLEKYERE; encoded by the coding sequence ATGAAAGAATTGAAGTTTAAAACCACTGACGATATTGCTATACCTAAAAAGCTTATAGACCAGGTAATAGGCCAGAAAAACGCAATAGAGATAGTCAAGAAAGCAGCGAAGCAGCGGAGGAATGTGCTTCTGATTGGAGAGCCTGGCACCGGAAAGACCATGCTCGCGCAGGCTATGGCCGAGCTTCTCCCAGTGAGCAATCTTGAGGATGTCCTTGTATACAAGAATACCAATGATGAAAATATGCCTCTTATAAAGGAGGTGAAGACGTACCCTGATCCGGAAGCGATGAAGAAAGGGCTGGACGGGCAGGGCAGGCAGATAGTTATGAAGAGCAGGATGAATTCAAGGATAAACCTGAATTCGGGAGGATCATCCATAATAACCACGATAGTGTTCGTGCTTGTGCTTATACTTGTAGGATTGTCATTCAGCGGATACATCAAGGGATATGACCTGATAGTTATATCAGCGCTTATACTTGGAATCATGATATTCGGGGCAGTGTTCATGTTCACGGCAGGATTGACAAAGCGCCCCGGAATAATGACATTAGGAGAGAACAGCGAGCCCAAGTTGATCGTTGACAATACGGGCAGGCAGACAGCGCCATTCATAGATGCAACAGGCTCAAGGGCTGGAGCATTGTTCGGTGATGTGAAGCATGATCCATTACAGACTGGAGGTTTGGGGACGCCCGCACATCTCAGGGTGGAGAGCGGCGCAATACACAAGGCAAACGAAGGCGTGCTTTTCATAGATGAAATATCAAGCATGGATCTTCATTCGCAGGAAGAACTCCTTACCGCGATGCAGGAGAAGAAATACCCCATTACAGGCCAGAGCGAGCTTAGCTCAGGCGCATTGGTCAGGACGGAGCCAGTGCCAAGCGACTTCATATTGGTTGCCGCAGGGAATGTGCAGGATATAAAGAGGATGCATCCCGCGCTTAGGTCAAGGATAAGAGGTTATGGTTACGAGGTTTACATGCAGACGACAATGCCAGACACAGTTGAAAACAGGAACCAGCTTATACAATTCATAGCGCAGGAGGTCAAAAAGGACAAAAAGATACCGCCGTTCGAAATGGATGCGGTATACCAGACCATAGAGGAAGCCAAGAGGAGGGCAGGTAAGAAGGACAGCCTTACTCTGGAACTGAGAGACCTTGGCGGATTGATAAGAGCAGCAGGGGATATTGCAATAGAAAGGAAAGAGAAGCTGGTTACAAAGAAAGACGTACTTGACGCAAGGAAACTAGCAAGCCCCGTGGAATCGCAGATGGTAGACCAGATGCTCAAGGACAGGGAAGAGTACAAAGTATTCGAGGCATCCGGATACAAGATAGGAAGGGTAAACGGATTGGCAGTGCTTGGTGCAACTGCGACTTCTGCGGGAATAATAGTTCCGATAGTATCAGAAGTAACCCCAGCGGGCTCAAAGGCTGAAGGCAAGTTCATACCTACCGGAAAGCTTGGTAAGATAGCCAGCGAGGCCGTAAAGAACGTGAGCGCAATAATAAAGAAGCATATAGGTGCCGACATATCAAAGTATGATGTCCACGTACAGTTCCTCCAGACCTATGAAGGCATTGAAGGGGACAGCGCCAGCGTCTCGGTCGCGCTGAGCATACTCTCCGCTCTTGAAGATCTTCCAATAGACCAGTCATTTGCAATGACAGGGTCGCTCTCAGTAAGAGGGAATGTTCTTCCTGTCGGAGGGGTCACCGGCAAAGTCGAGGCAGCAATACAGTCGCATATGAAAGCGGTCATACTTCCGAAGAGCAACCTGCAAGATGTGTACCTGGACAAGGACAAAGCCAAGCTGATAAAGCTTATACCTGTATCGACATTCGCGGAAGTGATAAAATATGCGATAAAGCCGAGCAAGAAGAGGGACGAGATAGTAAAGTCGCTTGAAAAATACGAGAGAGAGTAA
- a CDS encoding glucose 1-dehydrogenase produces the protein MKAVVVFPLKKDSLHIEDIPEPKPKEDEALIKVIRVGICGTDKEIDEGLYGEPPEGLKRLVIGHESFGVVVALGDKAEGVKVGDKVVATVRRGDNCINCLAGESDMCLTGNYKERGIKGLDGYMSEYYTEKPENLIVIPDELSEEAVLLEPMTIAEKAVKQVFKIQERMLWEPKVAVVFGTGPVGLLTAILLKLRGMKVYAIDRTDHEDDAKGQIISKVGIIHVNSKKESPMGIIEKDKQIDIVVEATGSPEVLPEVFDLAGVNSVIALLSVTGGKFINDMDLARLNYNMVLNNRVIVGVVNANKSYFVNGVSDMARIKSAYGDVLKLFITKRIKIGDLTKDDVKNQKGLKSVIEF, from the coding sequence ATGAAAGCAGTAGTTGTTTTCCCATTAAAAAAAGACAGTTTGCATATTGAGGACATACCAGAGCCGAAACCAAAGGAAGACGAAGCGCTCATAAAAGTGATCCGCGTAGGCATATGCGGTACCGATAAGGAGATTGATGAAGGATTGTATGGCGAGCCTCCAGAGGGGCTGAAAAGGCTGGTAATAGGGCACGAATCATTTGGCGTAGTTGTGGCTTTGGGGGATAAGGCAGAAGGGGTAAAAGTCGGTGACAAGGTAGTCGCAACAGTCAGGAGAGGCGACAATTGCATCAACTGCCTAGCAGGGGAATCGGACATGTGCCTTACCGGAAATTACAAGGAAAGAGGTATAAAAGGATTGGACGGCTACATGTCGGAGTATTACACTGAAAAGCCAGAGAATCTGATCGTAATCCCAGATGAGTTAAGCGAAGAAGCTGTTCTTCTAGAGCCGATGACCATCGCGGAGAAAGCGGTAAAGCAGGTGTTCAAGATACAGGAAAGGATGTTATGGGAGCCTAAAGTTGCGGTCGTATTCGGTACGGGCCCCGTAGGATTGCTGACAGCGATATTGCTAAAGCTGAGAGGGATGAAAGTATACGCTATAGATAGAACCGACCACGAGGATGACGCTAAAGGTCAAATAATATCCAAGGTAGGGATAATCCATGTAAATTCAAAGAAAGAAAGCCCGATGGGCATAATTGAGAAGGACAAGCAGATAGACATAGTTGTAGAGGCAACAGGAAGCCCAGAGGTTTTGCCGGAGGTTTTTGATTTGGCCGGAGTGAACTCGGTAATAGCGCTTTTGAGCGTAACAGGTGGAAAGTTCATCAACGACATGGATCTGGCAAGATTAAATTACAATATGGTCCTAAACAACAGGGTGATAGTAGGGGTTGTAAACGCCAACAAATCCTATTTCGTAAACGGGGTTTCAGATATGGCAAGGATAAAATCCGCTTACGGAGACGTTCTGAAGCTCTTTATAACCAAAAGAATAAAGATAGGCGATCTAACAAAAGATGATGTCAAAAACCAGAAGGGCTTAAAATCCGTTATAGAATTTTAG
- a CDS encoding Lrp/AsnC family transcriptional regulator: MVKFPKKVLKAFQELKDAYGRDAELKFLNGKFRIFEVTYKEDSQSNEPIRVTNYIGYITKDGFIVPARPKRKNLKFGNGEKLKINNNVEENKSPNKKLTLKNNDIKLLKALSMNSRLSLKGLSEITGISIHALEYRIERLERLLGIKYTLELNMNNLGFSEYMILAKFTRDKLNFEKIKEGISKNPMVQLALATKGIYDLVIFCVAENNNVVAEVLDNIRTSEALNDIEAEWYITPIAGSYGFIPLRQEFFDALKEKVWQRKKKGEKHNLSSLTYREYALLRELNENSRKSLSSIDKKYNLPAGSAKKAYNDLKNEEGKNVISRPTLMVKNINKKYDMALIAVLINYTEFMRFRDNHRKYIIDEPEYLINRFSYICDMEIPNAILYLFPILNEKDIGKIKSELSEIIKGVKFDSLIVEKAIVGDIDYRKFDNLYSMQYINLVKRKSISPKKRVSYGV; encoded by the coding sequence ATGGTAAAATTTCCGAAAAAAGTCTTAAAAGCGTTTCAAGAGCTAAAGGATGCATATGGGCGCGATGCAGAATTGAAGTTCTTAAATGGCAAATTTCGTATTTTTGAAGTAACTTATAAGGAGGATAGTCAAAGCAACGAGCCAATAAGAGTAACCAATTATATAGGATATATAACAAAGGACGGATTTATAGTTCCTGCAAGGCCTAAGCGTAAGAATTTAAAATTTGGAAATGGTGAGAAACTCAAGATTAACAATAATGTTGAAGAAAATAAATCTCCAAACAAAAAACTTACTTTAAAGAATAACGATATAAAATTGCTTAAGGCCTTGAGCATGAATTCAAGGCTTTCCCTTAAAGGACTATCTGAAATAACCGGAATATCAATCCATGCACTCGAATACCGGATAGAGAGGCTTGAAAGACTGCTTGGGATAAAGTATACGCTTGAATTAAACATGAACAATCTTGGATTCTCCGAATATATGATTCTTGCAAAATTCACAAGGGATAAGCTTAACTTTGAAAAGATAAAAGAGGGAATAAGTAAAAATCCGATGGTCCAGCTTGCACTTGCAACCAAGGGAATCTATGATCTGGTAATTTTCTGTGTTGCAGAAAACAACAATGTCGTTGCAGAAGTCCTTGATAACATAAGGACTTCTGAAGCCTTAAATGATATAGAAGCAGAATGGTACATAACTCCCATAGCCGGTAGTTACGGTTTTATACCATTAAGGCAGGAGTTCTTTGATGCACTTAAAGAAAAGGTCTGGCAAAGGAAAAAGAAGGGCGAGAAACATAATCTGTCAAGTTTAACCTATAGAGAGTACGCACTTCTTCGTGAACTTAACGAGAATAGTAGAAAGAGTTTATCATCTATAGACAAAAAGTACAATCTTCCCGCAGGCAGTGCAAAGAAAGCATATAATGATCTTAAAAACGAAGAAGGGAAGAACGTAATATCAAGACCAACTTTAATGGTAAAGAATATCAACAAGAAATATGATATGGCATTAATTGCAGTTTTGATCAATTATACAGAGTTTATGAGGTTTAGGGATAACCACCGTAAATATATAATAGATGAACCAGAGTACCTGATTAATAGGTTCTCTTACATCTGTGATATGGAAATTCCTAATGCCATATTGTATCTTTTCCCCATTCTTAATGAAAAAGACATAGGTAAAATCAAAAGTGAGCTTTCAGAGATAATAAAAGGAGTAAAATTCGATTCATTAATCGTTGAGAAAGCAATAGTTGGGGATATTGATTACAGAAAGTTTGACAATCTTTACAGCATGCAGTATATAAATCTTGTAAAAAGGAAATCCATATCGCCAAAGAAAAGAGTCTCATATGGTGTTTGA
- a CDS encoding Lrp/AsnC family transcriptional regulator codes for MVEVPEKVQEAFNELKGIYGQSLELKIIDNEFYVFLTNSNEESSESDSYIGRITSNGIVILADSKQASLVYKKISNKEKKERKSKNITGNNISDEDIKLLKALSMNSRLSLKRLSEITGISIHALEYRIERLERLLGIKYTLELNMNNLGFSEYMILAKFTRSKPNFEKIGDFLEKNPRVQLALATKGIYDLVIFCVAENNNVVAEVLDNIRTSEALNDIEAEWYITPISGDYGFIPLRQEFFDALKEKVWQRKKKGERPSLSSLMYREYALLHELNENSKKSLSAIDKKYNLPAGSAKKAYKDLKNEEGKNVISRPTLRVKKINKKYDIALIAVLINYTEFMKFRDNHHKYIINEPNRFINRFSYICDMETPNGIFYLFPALKEGDIEKTENELSEIIKGVKFDSLIVEKAIVGDIDYRKFDNLYSMQYINLVKRKSIRPQQRIQFN; via the coding sequence ATGGTGGAAGTTCCAGAAAAAGTCCAAGAAGCATTCAACGAGTTAAAAGGCATATATGGGCAGAGCTTGGAACTTAAGATAATAGACAACGAGTTCTACGTCTTTCTTACTAATAGCAATGAAGAGTCTAGTGAATCCGATAGCTATATTGGCCGAATAACCTCAAACGGGATAGTTATACTTGCAGATTCAAAGCAGGCATCCCTTGTTTATAAAAAGATAAGCAATAAGGAGAAAAAAGAGCGGAAGAGCAAAAATATAACAGGGAACAATATAAGCGATGAAGATATAAAATTGCTTAAGGCCTTGAGCATGAACTCAAGGCTTTCTCTTAAAAGATTATCAGAGATAACAGGGATATCGATCCATGCACTCGAATACCGCATCGAAAGGCTTGAAAGACTACTTGGGATAAAGTATACGCTTGAATTAAACATGAACAATCTTGGATTTTCCGAATATATGATTCTTGCAAAATTCACAAGGAGTAAACCCAACTTTGAGAAAATAGGAGATTTCTTGGAAAAGAATCCGAGGGTCCAGCTTGCACTTGCAACCAAGGGAATCTATGATCTGGTAATTTTCTGTGTTGCAGAAAACAACAATGTCGTTGCAGAAGTCCTTGATAACATAAGGACTTCTGAAGCCTTAAATGATATAGAAGCAGAATGGTACATAACTCCTATTTCTGGTGACTATGGTTTTATACCATTAAGGCAGGAGTTCTTTGATGCACTTAAAGAAAAGGTCTGGCAAAGGAAAAAGAAGGGAGAACGCCCAAGTCTATCAAGTTTAATGTACAGGGAGTACGCACTTCTTCATGAACTTAACGAGAATAGTAAAAAGAGTTTATCAGCCATAGATAAAAAGTACAATCTTCCCGCAGGCAGTGCCAAGAAAGCATATAAGGATCTTAAAAATGAAGAAGGAAAGAATGTTATATCAAGGCCAACTTTAAGGGTAAAGAAGATTAACAAGAAATATGATATAGCATTAATTGCAGTTTTGATCAATTATACCGAGTTTATGAAGTTTAGGGATAACCACCATAAATATATAATAAATGAGCCTAATCGGTTTATTAATAGGTTCTCTTACATCTGTGATATGGAGACCCCTAATGGCATATTCTACCTTTTCCCTGCACTTAAAGAGGGAGACATTGAGAAAACCGAGAACGAGCTTTCAGAGATAATAAAAGGAGTAAAATTCGATTCATTAATCGTTGAGAAAGCAATAGTTGGGGATATTGATTACAGAAAGTTTGACAATCTTTACAGCATGCAGTATATAAATCTTGTAAAAAGGAAATCGATTCGGCCACAACAAAGGATACAATTTAATTGA
- a CDS encoding thymidine kinase — MGNKIGKVITITGPMFSGKTSRLIELLERHMRAGRKVALFKPNIDFRYSENEVTSHNGIKMNAIRSPIGLDSRDSIKGKIKGINIIGFDEVQFWKESSHIDDFIEDLAFSGKTIYCSALNRDHFGKPFAITKKILGISDEIYSLTAVCSKCGEDATFTQRINDGKPYFGAIIKIGGKGLYEPRCRNCYVKPTRIIHF; from the coding sequence TTGGGTAATAAGATTGGTAAAGTAATAACTATAACAGGCCCTATGTTCTCCGGAAAAACCTCCAGGCTGATAGAGCTCCTTGAAAGGCATATGAGAGCTGGAAGAAAGGTTGCATTATTTAAGCCAAATATAGATTTCAGGTATTCTGAAAACGAGGTTACAAGCCACAACGGAATAAAGATGAATGCAATAAGATCCCCAATTGGATTGGACTCTAGGGATTCGATCAAGGGTAAAATAAAAGGCATAAATATAATCGGGTTTGACGAAGTTCAATTCTGGAAGGAATCCTCGCATATTGACGATTTCATAGAAGACCTCGCATTTTCTGGAAAAACTATCTACTGCTCTGCGTTGAACAGGGACCATTTTGGGAAACCCTTTGCAATTACGAAAAAGATTTTGGGCATTTCAGATGAAATATATTCGCTTACTGCCGTTTGCTCGAAATGCGGAGAGGATGCCACATTTACACAAAGGATAAATGATGGAAAGCCATATTTTGGAGCTATAATAAAAATAGGCGGAAAGGGATTGTACGAGCCAAGATGCAGGAACTGTTATGTAAAGCCAACACGAATAATACATTTTTGA
- a CDS encoding tRNA-binding protein translates to MADFSNFSNLDIRVGKILEANEFPEAKVPSYKLKVDFGSGIGIKNSSAHITNYNIKDLEGKRVIGVVNFPPKQVGHFLSEVLILGVMTDSGVKLLSADDIDNLELGSKIG, encoded by the coding sequence ATGGCTGACTTCAGCAATTTCTCAAACCTCGACATAAGAGTAGGAAAGATATTAGAAGCAAATGAATTCCCCGAGGCTAAAGTACCCTCTTATAAATTGAAAGTTGATTTTGGAAGCGGAATAGGGATTAAAAATTCCTCCGCGCACATAACAAACTATAATATAAAAGACCTCGAAGGCAAGAGGGTGATAGGCGTAGTTAACTTTCCCCCTAAGCAGGTAGGCCATTTCCTATCTGAAGTGCTTATATTGGGAGTGATGACGGATTCTGGAGTAAAGCTCTTGTCCGCAGATGATATAGACAATCTTGAGTTGGGTAGCAAGATAGGCTAA